A genomic stretch from Flavobacterium sp. KS-LB2 includes:
- the cphA gene encoding cyanophycin synthetase — MKIIKVQALRGPNIWSIQRKKLIQMRLDLEEMEQFPTNKIEGFRERIEAMFPTMIEHRCSEGCRGGFFSRVERGTWMGHVIEHIALEIQSLAGMETGFGRTRETKTLGTYNVVFSYTEENVGLFAAESSVAIAEALIAGTEYDLNADLQKMREIRERVRLGPSTGSIVEEAVSRDIPWIRLGTNSLVQLGYGINQMRFQATITCKTSSIAVDIACNKELTKKMLDMASIPVASGSICVDEDDLAETIKKIGYPIVLKPLDGNHGKGASINVTNWEDAVSGLAFAKEYSKRIIVEKFITGFDFRILVIDNKLVAAAKRVPAHVIGNGTDTIQQLIETTNLDPRRGYGHENVLTQIDVDRDTEDLLEKLGYTLETIPRIGEIVFLKSTANLSTGGTSVDVTDMMHPENIFLAERISRVIGLDVCGVDIMAENLTQPLKENGGVILEVNAAPGFRMHLAPSEGLPRNVAAPVIDMLYPPGKSCRIPIIAVTGTNGKTTTTRLLAHIVKNNGFKVGFTTSDGIYIQNHMMEKGDTTGPISAEYVLRDPTVEFAVLETARGGILRSGLGFSLCDIGIITNIQEDHLGLSDIHTLDDLARVKATVVKSIKKNGWAVLNGDDEHCIKIGQDLNCNVAYFSLSEDSDFIKKLCAEGKTVAVYENGYITIKKGEWKIRIERATHVPLTLGGKAKFMIANVLAATLASYLWGFKTEDISLSLQTFIPSAAQTPGRMNIFEFKKFKVLIDFAHNASGYKGVEEYLQSVEATKKIGIIAGVGDRRDEDIKECASIAARMFDHIIIRQEKYLRGRTEDELINLILDGIKKSGKTVTYEIIPKETEAIKHAINCAEEGSFITALSDVVTNAIDIVQEYLDKENENGIV, encoded by the coding sequence ATGAAAATAATCAAAGTACAAGCACTTCGTGGTCCCAATATTTGGAGTATCCAAAGAAAAAAATTAATCCAAATGCGATTGGATTTGGAAGAAATGGAACAATTTCCTACTAATAAAATAGAAGGATTTAGAGAACGAATAGAAGCAATGTTCCCTACAATGATTGAGCATCGCTGCTCAGAGGGTTGTCGTGGCGGATTTTTTTCCAGAGTAGAACGAGGCACTTGGATGGGACATGTTATTGAGCATATTGCTCTTGAAATTCAATCATTGGCTGGTATGGAAACGGGATTTGGAAGAACACGAGAAACCAAAACTCTAGGAACCTATAATGTAGTGTTTAGTTATACTGAAGAAAATGTAGGCCTTTTTGCTGCAGAATCTTCTGTGGCTATTGCCGAAGCTTTAATTGCTGGAACAGAATATGATTTGAATGCCGATTTACAGAAAATGCGTGAAATACGAGAACGTGTTCGACTCGGACCAAGTACTGGAAGTATTGTCGAAGAAGCTGTTTCTCGTGATATCCCTTGGATAAGATTAGGGACAAATTCTTTGGTACAATTAGGATACGGAATCAATCAAATGCGTTTTCAAGCAACAATCACTTGCAAAACAAGCAGTATTGCTGTTGATATTGCCTGCAATAAAGAGCTTACCAAAAAAATGTTGGATATGGCCTCAATTCCTGTTGCCAGCGGAAGTATTTGTGTGGACGAAGACGACTTGGCAGAGACCATAAAAAAAATTGGCTATCCTATCGTATTGAAACCATTGGATGGAAACCACGGAAAAGGTGCTTCGATCAATGTTACAAATTGGGAAGATGCCGTTTCAGGCTTAGCTTTCGCCAAAGAATACAGCAAGCGAATCATTGTAGAAAAATTTATTACCGGATTCGACTTTAGAATATTGGTTATTGATAATAAACTAGTGGCAGCTGCAAAACGAGTTCCTGCGCATGTAATTGGAAACGGAACGGATACCATTCAGCAATTAATTGAAACTACGAATCTGGATCCAAGAAGAGGTTACGGTCATGAAAATGTGCTAACCCAAATCGATGTCGATAGAGATACCGAAGATTTATTAGAAAAACTAGGCTACACATTAGAAACCATTCCTAGAATTGGTGAAATTGTATTCTTAAAATCTACAGCAAATTTAAGCACTGGCGGAACTTCTGTGGATGTTACCGATATGATGCACCCTGAAAATATATTTCTTGCTGAAAGGATTTCAAGAGTAATTGGACTAGACGTATGCGGAGTTGATATCATGGCCGAGAACTTAACACAACCATTAAAAGAAAATGGTGGTGTAATTCTGGAAGTCAATGCAGCTCCAGGGTTTAGAATGCACCTTGCTCCTTCTGAAGGATTACCAAGAAATGTAGCCGCTCCAGTTATTGACATGTTATATCCTCCAGGAAAATCGTGTCGCATTCCTATAATTGCCGTTACTGGGACCAACGGAAAAACCACTACTACCCGACTTTTGGCTCATATTGTAAAAAATAATGGATTCAAAGTAGGTTTCACCACGTCTGATGGTATTTATATTCAAAACCACATGATGGAAAAAGGTGATACAACTGGACCTATCAGTGCTGAATATGTTTTGAGAGATCCAACAGTAGAATTTGCTGTTCTAGAAACTGCCAGAGGAGGAATCCTTCGATCCGGTTTAGGATTTAGCCTTTGTGATATTGGAATCATTACCAATATTCAAGAAGACCATTTAGGTTTAAGTGACATTCATACTTTGGATGATTTGGCCAGAGTAAAAGCTACGGTCGTCAAAAGCATCAAGAAAAATGGTTGGGCAGTTTTAAATGGAGACGATGAACATTGTATAAAAATAGGTCAAGATTTGAATTGCAATGTCGCTTATTTTAGTTTAAGCGAAGACAGTGATTTTATCAAAAAATTGTGTGCCGAAGGAAAAACAGTTGCCGTATATGAAAACGGATATATTACCATCAAAAAAGGAGAATGGAAAATCCGAATTGAACGCGCTACTCATGTCCCATTAACATTAGGCGGGAAAGCAAAATTCATGATTGCCAATGTGCTTGCTGCCACTTTAGCAAGTTATTTATGGGGATTTAAAACCGAAGATATCAGCTTGTCATTACAAACTTTCATTCCAAGTGCCGCGCAAACTCCAGGTCGTATGAATATTTTTGAGTTTAAAAAATTCAAAGTATTGATTGACTTTGCTCACAATGCTTCCGGTTACAAAGGTGTCGAAGAATATTTACAAAGTGTTGAAGCTACTAAAAAAATTGGAATTATTGCTGGTGTTGGAGACCGTCGTGACGAAGATATCAAAGAATGCGCTTCGATTGCCGCCCGTATGTTTGACCATATTATTATTCGCCAAGAAAAATATCTGAGAGGTAGAACCGAAGATGAACTTATTAATTTAATCCTTGACGGAATTAAAAAATCAGGCAAAACCGTAACTTATGAAATTATCCCAAAAGAAACAGAAGCCATCAAACACGCCATCAATTGTGCCGAAGAAGGAAGTTTCATCACCGCATTAAGTGATGTTGTTACAAATGCTATCGATATTGTACAAGAATATTTAGACAAAGAAAACGAAAACGGAATTGTGTGA